In the Hordeum vulgare subsp. vulgare chromosome 7H, MorexV3_pseudomolecules_assembly, whole genome shotgun sequence genome, one interval contains:
- the LOC123408826 gene encoding alpha-dioxygenase 1-like → MGSGLFKPRVHPDLRDVFSKMSFGDKIGFLFIHAFDKRNLWHKMPVPIGLLYLNTRRTLLEKYNLLAVGSSHGAPFDPKEFPYRTGDGKYNNPDNAEAGSQYTFFGRNMKPVDQQDELMSPDPFVVATKLLARREYKDTGKQFNILAAAWIQFMVHDWMDHMEDTKQIEITAPKEVANKCPLKSFKFYATKEQPTNSGGIKTGYRNVRTAWWDGSAVYGNNEKQEKKIRTYVDGKLVIGDDGLLLHEENGVPLSGDVRNGWVGISILQALFVKEHNAVCDAIKEEHPKLSDEELFRYAKLVTSAVIAKIHTIDWTVELLKTKTMRAGMRANWYGLLGKKIKDTFGHIGGTALGGLVGLKKPINHGVPYSLTEEFTSVYRMHPLVPSTLKLRDPTGQPGANNPPPYLEDIDIGELVGLKGEDQLSKIGFEKQTLSMGYQACGALELWNYPSFFRDLIPQNLDGTNRSDRIDLAALEVYRDRERSVPRYNEFRRRLFLIPIKCWEDLTSDNDAIEAIRAIYGDDVEKLDLLVGLLAEKKIKGFAISETAFNIFILMASRRLEADRFLTSNFNEKTYTKKGMQWVKTTEGLRDVINRHYPKITANWMKSSSAFSVWDADY, encoded by the exons ATGGGTTCAGGTCTCTTCAAGCCTCGTGTTCATCCGGACCTCCGTGATGTTTTCTCTAAGATGTCTTTCGGTGACAAGATTGGCTTTCTA TTCATTCATGCATTTGACAAGAGAAACCTATGGCACAAAATGCCTGTTCCGATCGGTTTACTCTACCTGAACACCCGCCGGACACTCCTTGAAAAATACAACCTGCTAGCTGTTGGGAGTTCTCATGGTGCTCCGTTTGATCCCAAGGAGTTCCCGTACCGCACCGGAGATGGCAAGTATAACAACCCCGATAATGCTGAGGCTGGTAGCCAATACACCTTTTTTGGGAGAAACATGAAGCCAGTTGATCAACAGGATGAG TTGATGAGCCCAGATCCATTTGTTGTGGCGACAAAGCTGTTAGCTAGGAGAGAATACAAGGACACAGGGAAACAATTCAATATACTAGCAGCTGCATGGATACAGTTCATGGTTCATGACTGGATGGATCATATGGAGGATACCAAACAG ATTGAAATCACAGCTCCAAAAGAAGTGGCCAATAAGTGCCCCCTCAAATCGTTCAAGTTCTACGCCACAAAAGAACAGCCTACAAATTCTGGTGGAATAAAGACTGGTTACCGCAATGTTCGCACAGCTTGGTG GGATGGGAGTGCAGTATATGGTAATAatgaaaaacaggaaaaaaagatCAGGACTTATGTTGATGGAAAACTAGTGATCGGAGATGACGGTCTTCTTTTGCATGAGGAGAATGGTGTGCCATTATCGGGCGACGTTCGTAACGGTTGGGTTGGGATTTCAATCTTACAAGCTCTTTTTGTTAAGGAACACAATGCAGTTTGTGATGCAATAAAG GAAGAACATCCCAAGCTATCAGATGAAGAATTATTTCGGTATGCCAAATTGGTCACTTCTGCTGTCATTGCAAAGATTCACACTATTGATTGGACTGTCGAGCTTCTCAAGACTAAAACCATGAGAGCTGGAATGCGCGCAAATTG GTATGGATTATTGGGTAAGAAAATAAAAGATACATTTGGTCACATAGGAGGAACGGCATTAGGTGGGCTTGTGGGATTGAAGAAGCCGATCAACCATGGCGTACCTTATTCTTTGACTGAAGAGTTTACCAGTGTTTACAGAATGCATCCCTTAGTACCAAGCACTCTCAAGCTCAGGGATCCGACCGGGCAACCCGGTGCAAATAATCCCCCACCATACCTGGAAGA CATCGATATTGGAGAGTTGGTTGGTTTGAAGGGGGAAGATCAGCTATCAAAAATAGGGTTTGAAAAACAAACATTATCAATGGGATATCAAGCTTGTGGTGCACTTGAACTATGGAACTACCCAAGTTTCTTCAGGGACCTTATACCACAAAATTTGGATGGTACCAATCGATCTGACAGAATCGACCTTGCTGCCCTAGAAG TATACCGAGACAGGGAGAGAAGTGTACCGAGGTACAATGAGTTCAGGAGGAGACTATTTCTGATTCCAATAAAATGTTGggaggatctgacaagtgatAATGATGCAATTGAAGCCATAAGAGCAATATATGGAGATGATGTAGAGAAATTGGATCTTCTTGTTGGTCTTCTGgcagagaaaaaaatcaagggatttgCCATAAGCGAAACAGCATTCAACATTTTCATTTTAATGGCATCAAG GAGGCTCGAAGCAGATCGATTTCTTACAAGCAATTTCAATGAGAAAACATACACCAAGAAGGGGATGCAATGGGTCAAAACAACTGAAGGCCTGCGAGATGTGATCAACCGGCACTACCCTAAAATTACTGCCAACTGGATGAAGTCCTCTAGTGCTTTCTCTGTGTGGGATGCAGACTACTAG